A DNA window from Pseudomonas resinovorans NBRC 106553 contains the following coding sequences:
- the petA gene encoding ubiquinol-cytochrome c reductase iron-sulfur subunit encodes MSNDGVNAGRRRFLVAATSVVGAAGAVGAAVPFVGSWLPSAKAKAAGAPVKVNIGKVEAGQQIVAEWRGQPVFIVRRTEEILANIGKIHDRMADPESKASVQPTYVDPVTRSIKPEILVLVGICTHLGCSPSFRPEVAPADLGAEWVGGYFCPCHGSRYDLAGRVYKAQPAPLNLPVPPYSYESDDVIIVGVDQEKA; translated from the coding sequence ATGAGCAATGACGGCGTGAATGCAGGCCGGCGTCGCTTCCTCGTAGCGGCCACGTCTGTGGTTGGTGCTGCGGGAGCGGTGGGGGCTGCGGTCCCGTTCGTGGGGTCATGGCTGCCCAGTGCCAAGGCCAAGGCCGCGGGTGCACCGGTCAAGGTGAATATAGGCAAGGTCGAAGCCGGCCAGCAGATCGTCGCCGAGTGGCGCGGTCAGCCTGTGTTCATCGTGCGTCGGACCGAAGAGATCCTTGCCAATATCGGCAAGATCCACGACCGCATGGCGGACCCCGAGTCCAAGGCGTCGGTGCAACCGACCTACGTGGACCCGGTTACCCGTTCGATCAAGCCGGAAATCCTGGTGCTGGTCGGTATCTGCACCCACCTGGGCTGCTCGCCGTCCTTCCGTCCGGAAGTCGCCCCGGCAGACCTGGGTGCCGAGTGGGTCGGCGGCTACTTCTGCCCCTGCCACGGTTCTCGCTATGACCTCGCAGGTCGTGTCTACAAGGCGCAGCCGGCGCCTCTGAACCTGCCGGTTCCGCCTTACTCGTACGAGTCGGATGACGTCATCATCGTCGGTGTGGACCAGGAGAAGGCATGA
- a CDS encoding cytochrome bc complex cytochrome b subunit, producing the protein MSKFMEWVDARFPATKMWEDHLSKYYAPKNFNFFYFFGSLALLMLVNQILTGLWLTMSFTPSAEEAFASVEYIMRDVEYGWIIRYLHSTGASAFFIVVYMHMFRGLLYGSYQKPRELVWIFGMLIYLALMAEAFMGYLLPWGQMSYWGAQVIISLFGAIPVVGDDLTQWIRGDYLISGITLNRFFALHVIALPIVIIGLVVLHILALHEVGSNNPDGVDIKKLKDENGVPLDGIAFHPYYSVKDIVGVVVFLFVFCFVVFFFPEMGGYFLEKPNFEQANPFKTPEHIAPVWYFTPFYAILRAVPDKLAGVIAMGAAIAILFVLPWLDRSPVKSMRYKGWLSRIWLVVFCVSFIILGILGVLAPTPGRTLLSQVCTILYFAYFILMPFYTRMEKTKPVPERVTG; encoded by the coding sequence ATGAGCAAATTCATGGAATGGGTCGATGCGCGCTTCCCCGCGACCAAGATGTGGGAAGACCATCTGAGCAAGTACTACGCTCCGAAGAACTTCAACTTCTTCTACTTCTTCGGCTCGCTGGCACTGCTGATGCTGGTAAACCAGATCCTCACCGGTCTCTGGCTGACCATGAGCTTCACTCCGTCCGCCGAGGAAGCCTTCGCGTCCGTCGAGTACATCATGCGCGACGTGGAGTACGGCTGGATCATCCGCTACCTGCACTCCACCGGTGCATCGGCGTTCTTCATCGTTGTCTACATGCACATGTTCCGCGGCCTGCTCTACGGCTCCTACCAGAAGCCCCGTGAGCTGGTGTGGATCTTCGGCATGCTGATCTACCTCGCCCTGATGGCCGAGGCCTTCATGGGCTACCTGCTGCCCTGGGGCCAGATGTCCTACTGGGGTGCCCAGGTGATCATCTCGCTGTTCGGTGCGATTCCGGTGGTCGGCGATGACCTGACCCAGTGGATCCGTGGTGACTACCTGATTTCCGGCATCACCCTGAACCGCTTCTTCGCCCTGCACGTGATCGCCCTGCCGATCGTGATCATCGGCCTGGTCGTGCTGCACATCCTGGCGCTGCACGAAGTGGGTTCGAACAACCCCGACGGCGTGGACATCAAGAAACTGAAGGACGAGAACGGCGTTCCGCTGGACGGTATCGCGTTCCACCCCTACTACTCCGTGAAAGACATCGTCGGCGTAGTGGTGTTCCTCTTCGTGTTCTGCTTCGTGGTGTTCTTCTTCCCGGAGATGGGCGGTTACTTCCTCGAGAAGCCCAACTTCGAGCAGGCCAACCCGTTCAAGACGCCTGAGCACATCGCGCCGGTGTGGTACTTCACCCCCTTCTACGCGATCCTCCGTGCGGTGCCGGACAAGCTGGCGGGCGTTATCGCCATGGGCGCGGCAATCGCCATCCTGTTCGTCCTGCCGTGGCTGGACCGCAGCCCGGTGAAGTCCATGCGCTACAAGGGCTGGCTGAGCCGCATCTGGCTGGTGGTGTTCTGCGTATCCTTCATCATCCTTGGCATTCTCGGCGTTCTGGCGCCGACCCCGGGCCGTACCCTGCTGTCGCAGGTGTGCACCATCCTGTACTTCGCGTACTTCATCCTGATGCCGTTCTACACAAGGATGGAAAAAACCAAACCGGTACCGGAAAGGGTGACAGGCTGA
- a CDS encoding cytochrome c1, which yields MKKLFAAFVFAALPALTFAAGGHDVHLDKVDIDLTDKAAMQDGARTFANYCMGCHSAKFQRYERVGKDLGIPEDLMLKNLVLTGAKIGDHMKIGMQPQDAKVWFGAAPPDLTLVARVRGTDWLYSYLRSFYEDPARPWGVNNKVFPNVGMPNVLVNLQGRQVIGCKQVQVVEGGKKQFDPLTGAPITHEACDQLTVVPKTGKLTEAEFDEKIQNLVTFLAYSANPVKLESQRIGTFVLLYLAFFFVFAYLLKREYWKDVH from the coding sequence ATGAAAAAGCTATTTGCTGCATTTGTTTTCGCTGCGCTGCCGGCTCTGACCTTTGCTGCTGGTGGTCATGATGTACATCTGGACAAGGTCGACATCGACCTGACCGACAAGGCCGCCATGCAGGACGGCGCGCGTACCTTCGCGAACTACTGCATGGGCTGCCACAGTGCCAAGTTCCAACGCTACGAACGCGTCGGCAAGGACCTGGGTATTCCTGAAGACCTGATGCTGAAGAACCTGGTCCTCACTGGCGCCAAGATCGGCGACCACATGAAGATCGGCATGCAGCCCCAGGACGCCAAGGTATGGTTCGGCGCTGCGCCGCCGGACCTGACCCTGGTTGCCCGCGTGCGTGGTACCGACTGGCTGTACAGCTACCTGCGTTCCTTCTACGAAGATCCTGCGCGTCCGTGGGGCGTGAACAACAAGGTCTTCCCGAACGTCGGCATGCCGAACGTCCTGGTCAACCTGCAAGGTCGCCAGGTCATCGGTTGCAAGCAGGTACAAGTGGTTGAGGGCGGCAAGAAGCAGTTCGACCCGCTGACCGGCGCTCCGATCACCCACGAAGCTTGCGACCAGCTGACTGTGGTGCCGAAGACCGGCAAGCTGACCGAAGCCGAGTTCGACGAGAAGATCCAGAACCTGGTGACCTTCCTGGCCTACTCCGCCAACCCGGTCAAGCTGGAAAGCCAGCGCATCGGTACCTTCGTGCTGCTGTACCTGGCGTTCTTCTTCGTGTTCGCCTACCTGCTCAAGCGTGAGTACTGGAAGGACGTCCACTGA